A region of bacterium DNA encodes the following proteins:
- a CDS encoding HDIG domain-containing protein, protein METHVPTRDEALELLHAYNAEEALINHAKAVEAVMRHMARKMGHAAEEEKWGIIGLVHDIDYERFPEQHCTKSEEILREHGWPEDYIRAVVSHGWGICSPVEPLSDLEKVLFAIDELTGLVTACALVRPSKSVMDLESGSVKKKWKQRSFAAGANREVIQKGADMLGIELTGLFTDVIMGMRVVAADIGL, encoded by the coding sequence ATGGAAACACATGTACCGACACGTGATGAAGCGCTCGAACTCCTCCATGCATATAACGCGGAAGAAGCGCTCATCAACCATGCAAAGGCTGTCGAGGCGGTCATGCGTCATATGGCACGGAAAATGGGGCATGCTGCCGAAGAGGAGAAATGGGGCATAATCGGGCTTGTCCACGACATCGACTATGAACGGTTCCCGGAACAGCACTGCACGAAATCGGAAGAAATCCTCAGGGAGCACGGTTGGCCCGAGGATTATATCCGGGCTGTCGTTTCGCACGGATGGGGAATATGCTCCCCGGTGGAGCCCCTGTCCGACCTTGAAAAAGTCCTGTTCGCAATCGACGAGCTTACCGGGCTTGTTACCGCATGCGCGCTCGTGCGGCCTTCGAAGAGTGTCATGGACCTCGAGTCGGGCTCTGTCAAAAAGAAGTGGAAACAGCGTTCATTTGCCGCGGGCGCAAACCGCGAGGTCATCCAGAAGGGTGCGGACATGCTCGGTATCGAATTGACCGGGCTGTTTACCGATGTAATTATGGGAATGCGCGTAGTTGCAGCAGATATCGGCCTGTAA